One Ignavibacteriales bacterium genomic region harbors:
- a CDS encoding acyl-CoA thioesterase translates to MKTISKNKRFVKASQVEMTQLVLPNDTNQLGNLLGGRLMEWIDIAAAIAAQRHSNRVCVTAALDNLVFHHPIHLGEVVTLQASVNRVFSTSMEVGVKVIAENQLTSDRRITNTAYLTFVAVDDHGKSVKVSPINPQTVDERKRYKEALVRRDSRLLKKTQQR, encoded by the coding sequence ATGAAAACCATTTCAAAAAATAAACGCTTTGTCAAAGCATCTCAGGTAGAAATGACACAACTTGTACTGCCGAACGATACGAATCAACTCGGTAACTTATTGGGCGGACGCTTGATGGAATGGATTGATATTGCTGCGGCAATCGCGGCACAGCGTCATTCAAACCGCGTTTGTGTAACCGCCGCACTGGATAATCTGGTGTTTCATCATCCGATCCATTTAGGAGAAGTAGTAACACTTCAGGCATCTGTAAACCGCGTGTTTTCCACTTCGATGGAAGTGGGAGTTAAGGTGATCGCGGAAAATCAGTTGACATCAGATCGGAGGATTACCAATACGGCATATCTTACTTTTGTTGCAGTGGACGATCATGGTAAATCTGTTAAAGTGTCGCCGATAAATCCCCAAACCGTGGATGAAAGAAAACGGTATAAAGAAGCTCTCGTTCGTAGAGATTCTCGCCTTCTTAAAAAAACACAACAAAGGTAA
- a CDS encoding VCBS repeat-containing protein, with translation MFNSYFHKSFKIIFFLFIIINIIYPQDKKESEYYHETFGIVYDYKTQTSPLKLIKGDFNGDGWDDISVIGNDQLKIFYQNNDSLELNYSIINFSERIIDGAISKLQKDIFPIFVIGTTEPFKIRCYYPLNLNKKKILWKTILNEPLENIVLNDLDGDKKTDILLFGRKQLGITYYRGNGDGTFKKPLRLFNDYSFNNISVARLHDGGMPDFVASSWLTNQILIYANNGNLQFSPPYIIDVAAETDNIIAADIDNDNYIDLLTSSSIENTVYLYRGDFGGGFLPRGTKSIKSFPTKIEIADCNNDGVRDIVVGSSTSKNITVFLCDKRGNFVEEIPIGGGESISDMITFRNTKSSSNNLAILDASNCKLKVFYNVAIQRRYSENINYAVGVKPVYLCVEDIDNDRLLDIIVSNNESKSISLFINSSTKGINGQIAYDMPGHPSALNICRNKDNNVVIVTSDYDEFKILISEINMLSFSSKSSTFITHNKSIILNTFSGTKSEPLRIFCLQEIPKNKSLSFVLYQRLQREMFIEKVMNPVPCEILKDLTFVGRGKNIIYASLVSAKNRIDLYHSRFTTDEEISIGKLFFTIDSVQDCSLKLYSVRLNDDEIDDLVVSLGEPENKLYIFYGTKDKFKDISKNQVDVILNKNESAGIQFYDLDNNGLNDITYLNNKTKAIDVRFAEKDGTFGNPRQIKSVGEISDYKFTDLNNDSLPELLLTDSKNSLLKIIRLKD, from the coding sequence GTGTTTAATTCTTACTTCCATAAATCATTTAAAATAATCTTTTTTCTCTTTATTATCATCAACATTATTTATCCGCAAGATAAAAAAGAAAGTGAATATTATCATGAAACATTCGGTATCGTTTATGATTATAAAACACAAACGTCTCCATTGAAATTGATCAAAGGTGATTTTAATGGAGATGGGTGGGACGATATTTCCGTAATTGGAAATGATCAATTGAAAATATTTTATCAAAATAATGATTCGTTGGAATTGAACTATTCGATCATTAATTTTTCTGAGCGCATCATAGATGGCGCGATATCAAAACTCCAAAAAGATATATTCCCGATCTTTGTTATCGGTACAACCGAACCCTTCAAAATTCGGTGTTATTATCCGCTTAATTTAAATAAAAAGAAAATACTGTGGAAAACCATACTCAATGAACCGCTCGAGAATATAGTACTGAATGATTTGGATGGAGATAAAAAAACAGACATTCTATTATTCGGCCGTAAACAATTGGGAATTACATATTATCGCGGCAATGGTGACGGGACATTTAAAAAACCGCTCCGGTTATTTAACGATTATTCATTTAATAATATTTCAGTCGCACGATTGCACGACGGTGGAATGCCGGATTTTGTAGCATCAAGCTGGCTAACAAACCAAATTCTGATTTACGCAAATAACGGAAATTTGCAATTCAGCCCTCCATATATCATTGATGTTGCGGCTGAAACGGATAATATTATTGCCGCTGACATTGATAACGATAATTACATAGATCTTTTAACCTCAAGTTCAATCGAAAATACAGTATATCTCTACAGAGGAGATTTTGGTGGTGGATTTCTTCCTAGGGGAACAAAATCGATTAAAAGTTTTCCGACAAAAATTGAAATTGCTGATTGCAATAACGATGGAGTGAGAGACATTGTTGTCGGAAGTTCAACTTCTAAGAATATCACGGTTTTTCTTTGCGATAAAAGAGGAAACTTTGTTGAAGAGATTCCTATTGGTGGTGGAGAATCTATCTCAGATATGATTACTTTCCGAAATACAAAATCATCCTCGAATAATTTGGCAATTCTGGATGCATCCAACTGTAAATTAAAAGTGTTTTATAATGTAGCAATTCAGCGAAGATATTCTGAAAACATCAATTACGCTGTTGGAGTGAAACCTGTATACCTATGCGTAGAAGATATTGATAATGACAGATTGTTGGATATTATTGTTTCTAATAATGAGTCAAAATCAATTTCACTTTTTATTAACTCTAGTACAAAAGGAATAAACGGACAAATTGCATATGATATGCCTGGACATCCGTCTGCACTAAATATTTGTCGAAATAAAGATAATAATGTAGTAATAGTAACTTCAGATTATGATGAATTTAAAATTCTAATATCTGAAATAAATATGTTATCATTCTCTTCAAAATCATCAACATTTATAACGCACAATAAATCGATTATATTAAATACTTTTTCAGGTACAAAATCTGAACCACTAAGGATATTTTGTTTACAGGAGATTCCGAAAAATAAATCGTTATCATTTGTCCTCTATCAACGCTTACAGCGTGAAATGTTTATTGAGAAAGTTATGAATCCAGTTCCATGCGAAATTTTGAAAGATTTAACATTTGTAGGTAGGGGTAAAAACATAATTTATGCATCGCTTGTATCGGCTAAGAACAGGATTGATTTATATCATTCAAGATTTACTACTGATGAAGAAATATCAATAGGGAAATTATTCTTTACAATAGATAGCGTTCAAGATTGTTCCCTTAAGTTATATTCAGTTAGATTGAATGATGATGAAATAGATGATTTGGTTGTTTCACTTGGAGAACCAGAAAATAAACTTTATATTTTTTATGGAACAAAAGACAAATTTAAAGATATTTCTAAAAATCAAGTCGATGTAATATTGAATAAAAATGAATCTGCCGGTATCCAATTTTATGATCTGGATAATAACGGTTTAAACGATATAACATATTTGAATAATAAAACTAAAGCTATCGACGTTCGATTCGCCGAAAAAGATGGCACATTCGGTAATCCTCGCCAGATTAAATCAGTGGGCGAAATATCGGATTATAAATTTACCGATTTGAACAACGATAGTTTACCTGAACTTTTACTGACAGATTCTAAAAACAGTTTGTTGAAAATAATTCGATTGAAAGATTAA
- a CDS encoding ABC transporter ATP-binding protein — protein MMNTILFQTENIAKTFNNRKIFSEISFSLKERDSIAITGRNGSGKSTLLKILAGVLTPTRGTTDLKINNTTIKPEDYYNQLGLVSPYLQLYDEFTGWENLDFFRRVRNINVEDKYLDELLYKYNIWERRNDYVRTYSSGMKQRLKYAFAMIHKPPILLLDEPTSNLDAEGIATVYNTMEEQKKVGILIVATNDAEDIKHCGQVIDLNQQAGRRK, from the coding sequence ATGATGAACACGATATTATTTCAAACCGAAAACATCGCGAAGACATTTAACAATCGTAAGATATTCAGCGAAATATCATTTTCACTGAAAGAACGAGATTCAATTGCAATAACAGGAAGAAACGGATCGGGGAAATCAACATTATTGAAAATTCTTGCCGGTGTACTTACCCCCACACGCGGTACAACCGATCTGAAAATTAACAATACAACCATAAAACCTGAAGACTACTATAATCAACTCGGGTTGGTTTCTCCATACTTACAACTGTATGATGAATTCACCGGATGGGAAAACTTAGATTTCTTCCGACGCGTACGCAATATTAATGTTGAAGATAAATATTTAGATGAACTGCTATATAAATATAATATTTGGGAAAGAAGAAACGATTACGTACGTACTTATTCATCCGGGATGAAGCAACGTTTGAAATACGCATTCGCAATGATCCATAAGCCGCCGATACTTCTCTTGGATGAACCAACATCAAATTTAGATGCCGAAGGGATTGCGACAGTTTATAATACTATGGAGGAACAGAAAAAAGTCGGAATTCTAATTGTCGCTACAAATGATGCTGAAGATATCAAGCATTGCGGTCAGGTGATCGACCTGAATCAACAAGCAGGGAGAAGAAAATAA
- a CDS encoding heme exporter protein CcmB — protein MGDSIKIIYSIFKKDLSSELRTRYALNALLMFVITTLSIILFSIGNENVSPELLSGVLWIIIFFSTMSGLSRTFVSEEERGTVMTLHLIAKPLKIYIGKLFFNLVLLFGLNIFTVVLYLIFVTSFSIGNYAIFITTIVLGTFGLASGSTIIAAIIAKANTKGTLYPVLSFPILLPLLLTVINATKLSVDNVPFADALGEFQILFSYLIVLTVISFLLFEFIWKE, from the coding sequence ATGGGTGATTCGATAAAAATTATATATTCAATCTTTAAAAAAGATTTATCCTCTGAATTAAGAACCAGGTATGCTCTTAACGCATTGCTGATGTTTGTGATTACTACTCTATCGATAATTCTATTTTCAATCGGAAACGAAAACGTATCACCTGAGTTATTATCGGGAGTCTTATGGATTATCATTTTCTTTTCCACCATGTCTGGGTTGTCAAGAACTTTCGTCAGCGAAGAGGAGAGAGGCACAGTCATGACTCTCCACTTAATTGCGAAACCATTAAAAATATATATCGGCAAACTGTTCTTCAATCTTGTCCTGCTGTTTGGATTAAATATTTTTACTGTCGTACTTTACCTTATATTCGTCACGAGCTTTTCAATAGGAAATTATGCGATTTTTATTACAACGATCGTCTTGGGTACCTTCGGGCTCGCAAGCGGTTCAACAATTATCGCGGCGATAATAGCAAAGGCAAACACTAAAGGAACCTTATACCCTGTGTTGTCGTTTCCAATATTATTACCGCTGCTTCTAACGGTAATCAACGCAACAAAACTATCGGTTGATAACGTACCGTTTGCAGATGCTTTAGGAGAATTTCAAATTTTGTTCTCATATCTCATCGTGCTAACGGTTATATCTTTTTTGTTGTTCGAATTCATTTGGAAAGAATAA
- the ccsA gene encoding cytochrome c biogenesis protein CcsA — MAFKLILGAWLGVILIVGFSFPITPNPAHWYDLPFVPGLEDKARILFFHVPMAWVTTLAFIISLIYGVKYLAKKNLDSDLISFSSAGLGMMFCILATVTGSLWAKFTWGSFWNWDPRETSIFVLLLIYGAYFALRSAIEGAEKKATLCAVYAIIAGITVPFFIFIMPRIVEGLHPNEAIVSKGKISMNVTMLVIFLSSLAGFTALFFWILNLKVRAERLESKYHLKGE, encoded by the coding sequence ATGGCATTTAAACTGATTCTTGGTGCTTGGTTGGGTGTTATTCTCATAGTCGGGTTTTCTTTCCCAATAACGCCAAATCCGGCACATTGGTACGATCTTCCGTTCGTCCCTGGACTGGAAGATAAAGCACGCATATTATTTTTTCATGTCCCGATGGCATGGGTAACAACACTCGCTTTTATTATCTCTTTAATTTATGGAGTCAAATATCTCGCGAAGAAAAATTTAGATTCTGACCTCATCTCGTTTTCTTCCGCCGGACTCGGAATGATGTTTTGTATCCTGGCAACAGTTACAGGTTCCTTATGGGCAAAGTTTACGTGGGGGTCGTTCTGGAATTGGGATCCGAGAGAAACTTCTATTTTTGTTTTGCTCTTAATTTACGGTGCTTACTTCGCGCTGAGATCAGCGATTGAAGGTGCTGAAAAGAAAGCGACGCTTTGTGCAGTGTACGCAATAATTGCCGGCATTACGGTACCGTTCTTCATTTTTATAATGCCACGGATAGTTGAAGGACTCCATCCTAACGAAGCAATAGTTAGTAAAGGAAAAATCTCCATGAATGTAACAATGCTGGTGATATTTTTAAGTTCACTCGCAGGTTTTACGGCATTGTTTTTCTGGATACTAAATTTAAAAGTCCGGGCGGAACGACTCGAATCAAAATATCATCTGAAAGGAGAATAA
- a CDS encoding CcmD family protein, with protein sequence MFEFFSQNALYIVLSIVLIGWVGIFWYLLRLDKKMAKLEKMFKD encoded by the coding sequence GTGTTCGAATTTTTCTCACAAAACGCGTTATACATTGTCTTATCAATCGTTCTTATCGGATGGGTGGGAATCTTTTGGTACCTTTTGCGGTTAGATAAGAAAATGGCAAAACTTGAAAAGATGTTTAAGGATTAA
- a CDS encoding cytochrome c maturation protein CcmE, whose amino-acid sequence MKLKIVIGGIIVVAAIVFGALSFVESNVEYMDFGKAMSVKKKVQVKGTWMKEKESSFDANSKEFSFYMKDDSGIEQRVVFKGAKPNNFEIADALVIKGKYNNGTFHASEILTKCPSKYDVKPGEQSKPM is encoded by the coding sequence ATGAAATTGAAGATCGTGATCGGTGGAATAATCGTAGTTGCCGCAATCGTTTTCGGTGCCCTCTCATTCGTTGAATCGAATGTTGAGTATATGGATTTCGGTAAAGCGATGAGTGTAAAGAAGAAAGTTCAGGTTAAAGGAACCTGGATGAAAGAGAAGGAATCTTCGTTTGACGCAAACTCAAAAGAATTTTCTTTTTATATGAAAGATGATAGCGGGATTGAGCAAAGAGTGGTATTCAAAGGAGCCAAACCGAATAATTTTGAAATAGCTGACGCGCTTGTTATAAAAGGAAAGTACAATAACGGAACATTCCATGCGAGCGAAATATTAACGAAATGTCCGTCGAAATATGATGTTAAGCCGGGTGAACAAAGCAAGCCGATGTAA
- a CDS encoding metal-dependent hydrolase — translation MKSKKSRLKITWLGHAAFLIETLKGKRILIDPWLENPKAPPNTIGIQNIDLILITHGHSDHIGNAVAIAKKTNAKVIAIFELYLHLANQGLSNAQGMNKGGTLVHDDIKITMVDAKHSSGVDYEAKVITGGEAAGFVVELENGFKVYHAGDTSVFGDMKIIGDIYKPDLVLLPIGGLYTMGPEEAAYACRLLKPKYIIGMHYATFPILTGTPEALKKLLPAEMKNKVIELIPGEMIDI, via the coding sequence ATGAAATCTAAAAAATCACGTTTAAAAATTACCTGGTTAGGTCATGCGGCATTTCTGATTGAAACTTTAAAAGGGAAGAGAATACTGATAGACCCCTGGTTAGAGAATCCAAAAGCGCCACCGAACACAATTGGTATTCAAAATATCGATTTGATATTAATTACACACGGACATTCAGATCATATCGGAAACGCTGTTGCGATAGCAAAGAAAACAAACGCAAAAGTAATCGCTATTTTCGAATTGTATCTTCACCTTGCTAATCAAGGATTGTCGAATGCGCAAGGGATGAATAAAGGAGGCACGTTGGTTCATGATGATATAAAAATCACGATGGTCGACGCGAAACATAGTTCAGGCGTCGATTATGAAGCGAAGGTAATTACGGGAGGTGAAGCCGCAGGTTTTGTCGTCGAGTTGGAAAATGGATTTAAAGTTTATCACGCAGGAGATACATCGGTGTTCGGCGATATGAAAATAATCGGAGATATATATAAACCTGATTTAGTTTTGTTGCCAATCGGTGGTCTATATACAATGGGACCAGAAGAAGCGGCTTATGCATGCAGGTTACTAAAACCAAAATATATTATCGGGATGCATTACGCCACATTCCCTATACTTACGGGCACACCTGAAGCGTTGAAAAAATTATTACCGGCAGAAATGAAAAATAAGGTTATCGAATTAATCCCCGGAGAGATGATCGATATCTGA
- the amrB gene encoding AmmeMemoRadiSam system protein B encodes MKSHLNTLLLIITILLLAFTGVAQSVRPIRDDVGYCWKMSDITKLIDYLEVNETGKKIDNIIAGILPHDDYLYAARIYYPLFRSIKSKEAVIFGVTHGTVRKEIGDPQNIILLDGYDEWKGPIKNIQISPLREFIKAHLDTSLFRVNNKAHELEHSIEGQLPFLQYYNPDIKITPIMVTAMTFEKMEEVSAKLAAIISEYVKEKNLIIAKDIVFLISSDANHYGKDFNNIPFGEDSAAHKKAIEQDIRIADNYLKGEIQPEKIKKFTEEMKNVVWCGKYSIPFGLLTTKKVVEIVQDKNIKGEIVRYSDTYTEGVLPVKGTELGTTAPFSLKHWCGFLSGVFYTDIK; translated from the coding sequence ATGAAATCACACCTAAACACTCTCTTACTGATAATCACCATTCTTCTTCTTGCTTTTACGGGGGTGGCACAATCTGTCCGGCCGATTCGCGACGATGTTGGATATTGCTGGAAAATGAGTGATATAACCAAATTAATCGATTATCTTGAAGTAAATGAAACAGGGAAAAAGATAGATAATATCATTGCAGGTATTTTACCGCATGATGATTATCTCTACGCGGCAAGAATATATTATCCGCTTTTTCGTTCGATAAAATCGAAAGAAGCTGTAATCTTTGGCGTAACACACGGAACCGTGCGCAAAGAAATCGGTGATCCGCAGAATATAATATTGCTGGATGGATATGATGAATGGAAGGGGCCTATAAAAAACATTCAGATATCACCGCTTCGGGAGTTTATCAAGGCGCATCTTGATACATCCCTCTTTAGAGTAAACAATAAAGCTCATGAACTGGAGCATTCAATTGAAGGACAGTTACCTTTCCTGCAATATTATAATCCCGACATAAAAATAACACCGATCATGGTAACGGCAATGACGTTTGAAAAAATGGAAGAGGTTTCGGCGAAACTGGCTGCAATCATTTCGGAATATGTTAAGGAAAAGAATTTGATAATCGCGAAGGATATAGTTTTCTTGATCTCATCGGATGCAAATCATTATGGCAAAGACTTTAACAACATTCCGTTTGGAGAAGATTCTGCCGCTCATAAGAAAGCGATCGAGCAAGATATAAGAATCGCTGATAATTATTTGAAAGGTGAAATTCAACCTGAAAAGATAAAAAAGTTTACTGAAGAGATGAAGAATGTAGTTTGGTGCGGGAAGTATTCCATCCCTTTCGGTTTATTAACGACAAAGAAAGTCGTTGAGATTGTTCAGGATAAGAATATAAAAGGTGAAATAGTTAGATACTCTGACACATACACCGAAGGCGTGCTCCCGGTAAAAGGGACAGAGTTAGGAACAACCGCCCCATTTTCACTCAAACACTGGTGCGGATTTTTGAGTGGGGTGTTCTATACTGACATTAAATAG
- a CDS encoding linear amide C-N hydrolase — protein MKIKYYFLLFIISINLILAQPAPQECTSFCLRNSGYAVFGSNYDYPKDIPEGLIFVNKRNVSKDFLESDSFSKHLCWRSKYGSVSFNLVTGQAAFAGMNEAGLVISLMGLRESKFPKPDERPWIHTSLWLQYMLDNFSTVEEVIATDSSLRTFGNVPPYFIPHYLISDKYGNCATIEFLNGKMVAHSGKNLPVTVLANSTYDQSISEWNKISVLNKIVKPAAKTNSSLRRFTRAAEMVSSYEPGDSQSVINYAFEILDQVSGQKINGSPTLWSMVFDTKSRRIFFKTINHNEIRMIDFEELDFSCQSPIKMIDINERLSGDITDKLKDYSFDIHVNHATRAAKKWKMKIKSEELRQQIKTFDKFRCESSPSK, from the coding sequence ATGAAAATTAAATATTATTTCCTCCTCTTCATCATTTCAATCAATCTTATACTGGCTCAACCGGCACCGCAGGAGTGTACATCGTTCTGTCTAAGGAATAGTGGTTATGCTGTATTCGGATCAAATTACGATTATCCGAAAGATATTCCTGAGGGATTGATTTTTGTCAACAAACGGAACGTATCAAAAGATTTTTTAGAATCTGATTCGTTCAGCAAACATCTATGCTGGAGATCGAAGTATGGAAGTGTCAGCTTCAATCTGGTTACGGGTCAAGCCGCGTTCGCGGGGATGAACGAGGCAGGACTCGTCATCAGTTTAATGGGACTTAGAGAGAGTAAATTTCCTAAACCTGATGAGCGACCATGGATACATACTTCTTTATGGTTACAGTACATGCTCGATAATTTCTCAACGGTTGAAGAAGTTATTGCAACCGATTCCTCCCTGCGTACATTTGGAAATGTTCCGCCTTACTTTATTCCTCATTACCTGATCAGCGACAAATATGGTAATTGTGCTACCATTGAATTCCTGAACGGGAAAATGGTGGCTCACTCAGGTAAAAATCTTCCGGTCACTGTTCTGGCAAACAGTACTTATGATCAATCAATATCGGAATGGAATAAAATCTCCGTTCTGAATAAGATTGTAAAGCCGGCTGCAAAAACGAACTCGTCCTTACGCCGATTCACAAGAGCCGCAGAAATGGTATCATCATATGAGCCGGGCGATTCCCAATCGGTTATTAACTATGCCTTCGAAATACTGGATCAGGTAAGTGGTCAAAAGATAAATGGGAGTCCAACGCTTTGGAGTATGGTTTTTGATACAAAGAGTCGCCGCATATTTTTTAAAACCATCAATCACAACGAAATTAGAATGATAGACTTTGAGGAACTAGACTTCTCCTGTCAATCTCCTATAAAAATGATTGATATAAATGAAAGACTCTCAGGTGATATTACCGATAAGTTGAAAGATTATTCATTTGACATTCATGTTAATCATGCAACACGCGCGGCTAAGAAATGGAAAATGAAAATCAAATCTGAAGAACTGCGGCAACAGATCAAAACTTTCGATAAATTTAGATGTGAAAGCTCTCCATCAAAATAA
- a CDS encoding tetratricopeptide repeat protein → MQIQTITERSNYHTESIVFLTFLSLIIACNLFAQSTVEDFTVGYYRELLSHVKENTHDYDNIKLNMGVAQTIEGDWEGARNTFLELRSSQNKIIALHNLVLTDLVLGKVEEAKEIIASIKEIGSGHGGEGLEKLIGLSTDEVKAAIFLGGTVRDPKNWRAYARLGSIQAKLNRFPEATESYKKAVELHNDEADLHNALGEAYGKLGQLEKASECFQKAIGLDNKFSKAYTNSGVVYGKMGKYAEAIVALNHAAKLGSSDPMNFYALGQCYLLTGHKDSASTIYEKLKTLDIEMANKLRKRIEQ, encoded by the coding sequence ATGCAAATTCAAACTATTACTGAACGATCAAATTACCATACTGAGTCAATTGTGTTTTTAACTTTCTTATCTCTAATTATCGCTTGCAATCTATTTGCCCAATCAACTGTTGAAGATTTTACTGTAGGCTACTACCGCGAGTTGTTATCGCATGTCAAAGAAAATACGCACGACTATGACAACATTAAACTGAACATGGGTGTTGCACAAACCATCGAAGGTGATTGGGAAGGTGCAAGAAATACGTTTCTCGAATTACGCTCTTCACAAAATAAAATAATAGCCCTTCACAACCTCGTTCTAACCGATCTTGTCTTAGGCAAAGTTGAAGAAGCTAAAGAGATAATAGCATCTATCAAGGAGATAGGTTCTGGCCATGGAGGAGAAGGACTCGAGAAACTTATTGGGCTATCCACAGACGAAGTGAAGGCAGCCATTTTTCTCGGAGGAACAGTCAGGGATCCAAAGAACTGGAGAGCATATGCACGTCTAGGCTCCATCCAAGCGAAACTCAATCGTTTCCCCGAAGCAACCGAATCGTATAAGAAGGCTGTGGAGCTTCATAACGATGAGGCTGACCTTCATAATGCTCTGGGAGAAGCCTACGGAAAACTTGGGCAGTTAGAAAAAGCATCTGAGTGTTTTCAAAAGGCAATCGGACTAGATAATAAATTTTCAAAAGCCTATACTAATTCAGGCGTTGTATACGGGAAGATGGGGAAATACGCTGAAGCCATTGTCGCTCTAAACCACGCCGCCAAGCTTGGGTCATCTGACCCCATGAACTTCTACGCTCTTGGTCAATGCTATCTTCTGACTGGGCACAAAGATTCCGCTTCGACTATTTATGAAAAGCTTAAGACGCTCGACATTGAGATGGCAAACAAGTTGAGGAAACGTATTGAACAATAG
- a CDS encoding HD domain-containing protein: protein MNRQDALSLLKEYTKNEALLKHMYAVEAAMRAYARKSGEDENKWGIVGLLHDFDYEMYPNAPDHPLKGSEILKDKGYPEDVRRAILGHATYSGVPRDTQMAKTLYAVDELCGFVMACSLVRPNKIADLQPSSVKKKLKDKSFAANVNREDIIKGTEELGVPLDEHIQFVIDAMRSISSELGL from the coding sequence ATGAACAGACAAGATGCTTTATCTCTTCTGAAAGAATACACAAAAAACGAAGCGCTGTTAAAACATATGTACGCGGTTGAAGCGGCTATGCGCGCCTATGCCCGCAAGTCGGGTGAAGATGAAAATAAATGGGGGATAGTTGGTTTACTCCACGACTTTGATTATGAAATGTACCCAAACGCGCCCGATCATCCGCTAAAGGGATCTGAGATATTGAAAGATAAAGGATATCCTGAAGATGTTCGGCGAGCAATTCTGGGACATGCAACCTACAGCGGTGTTCCGCGCGATACGCAAATGGCAAAAACTTTATATGCTGTAGATGAATTGTGCGGATTTGTTATGGCATGCTCGCTTGTGCGTCCGAATAAAATTGCCGACCTGCAACCATCGTCGGTCAAAAAGAAATTGAAAGATAAAAGTTTTGCCGCCAATGTGAACAGGGAAGATATTATAAAAGGAACAGAAGAGTTAGGCGTTCCGCTGGATGAGCATATCCAGTTTGTTATAGATGCGATGCGCTCAATTTCGTCGGAACTTGGGCTGTAG
- a CDS encoding DUF1207 domain-containing protein, whose translation MMRFKYFSSLIFFIFLNIISPRAYSQAVDENFQPESLSNFNLFPGGLQFPPLKTNTEETRVGLVRFLDRAQMKVELGNSIDLIEYKTALNKLVFRVGIDFFAYAYVKDSEGLYLQIDAIDGFFGGNITVACTDSFSKPMARLRILHHSAHLADGNYWIHTYPREWSKEGGPIPFSRDFGELVLLHHLNYGTEQLRYYGGISYATLNRPAEFKRLAGLAGIEFTTSRLNLKILNQNLSPFISYTMTMTGTPKYSPSHHAEAGIKIGSAYGKGFNLFFSYYKGRHLFGEYYDQRLETIGAGFNVDF comes from the coding sequence ATGATGCGTTTTAAATATTTTTCGTCTCTAATCTTCTTTATCTTTCTGAATATCATCAGCCCTCGTGCATATTCACAAGCCGTAGATGAGAATTTTCAACCGGAATCGCTTTCGAATTTCAACCTCTTCCCCGGCGGTTTGCAATTTCCGCCATTGAAGACAAATACTGAGGAAACACGAGTTGGTTTGGTTCGTTTCTTAGACCGCGCACAAATGAAAGTTGAACTTGGCAATTCAATCGATCTTATTGAATATAAAACTGCTCTTAACAAATTAGTTTTCAGAGTAGGCATTGATTTCTTCGCTTACGCCTACGTAAAAGATTCTGAGGGACTTTATCTTCAGATCGATGCGATAGACGGATTCTTCGGCGGAAACATTACAGTCGCATGTACAGATTCATTCAGCAAACCGATGGCGCGTTTACGGATTCTTCATCACAGCGCTCATCTTGCTGATGGGAATTACTGGATTCACACATATCCGCGCGAGTGGAGTAAAGAAGGTGGTCCCATCCCCTTTTCGCGTGACTTTGGCGAACTTGTTTTACTTCACCATCTTAATTACGGAACAGAGCAACTGCGCTACTACGGCGGAATATCTTACGCCACTCTAAACAGGCCGGCTGAATTTAAGCGACTTGCAGGTTTGGCAGGTATCGAGTTTACAACATCACGGTTGAACTTGAAGATCCTCAACCAAAATTTATCTCCATTCATTTCATACACCATGACAATGACAGGTACGCCAAAATACTCCCCATCTCATCATGCCGAAGCTGGGATTAAAATCGGAAGCGCGTATGGGAAAGGATTCAATCTTTTCTTTTCATACTACAAAGGTAGACATCTCTTTGGTGAATATTACGATCAGCGTTTAGAAACAATTGGCGCGGGATTTAATGTTGATTTCTAA